From the genome of Fundidesulfovibrio terrae:
AAGGATTTCGTCGATCTGGACTCCATCGGGCTCAAGAAGGGCGATACGGTGAAGGTTGCGGGCGTGTGGGCCAATATCGGCGGCAAGGACGTGGTCATGGCCTCCAAGGTGAAGAAGGACGAGGGCGTGGAACTCAAGGTGCGTCGCTCCAAGGACGGCATGCCCTGGTGGAGCCTGAGTGCCGAGGAACTGGCAAAGGAACGCAAGGCGGCGGATTGATATGACGTCCCCCAGGTTGATACCCGCCCTGCTGGCTCTGGCGCTCCTCGCGGCTTGCGCCCCCAGGACCGCGCCCGTGGCGCAGATGCCCATGGCCCAGGCCCCGCAGTGGAAACCCGGCGACTACTGGGTGTTCAACACCAAGACCCGTAGCCCCTTCACCATGGCCGAGCGCATGGAAGTTGCACAGGTTGGCGACGAGATCGTCCTGACAGGCAACGGCGACCCCACCCGCAAGGTGCGCTTGGACAAGGACTTCTGCGTCAAGGAAAGCCAGGGAACCCTGCTCAGGTATTCTGTCGCGTCCGGACAGGACGCGTATATATTCTTTCCGTTGGCCGTGGGCGAATCGCGGACATTCCAGCAAAGCACCGCCCTGGCCAAAGGCACGCAGAACTACGTCAACACGGTCATGGTGGAAGCCGCCGAGGAGATCACCGTTTCCGCCGGTACCTTCAAGACGTTCCGGATACGGGTGAGCAAGAGGAACGAAACCGGCTGGAGCGGGACCTACATGATGTGGTACGCCCCGGATGTGGGGTATTTCGTGCGGGTGGTTGATACCCAGAATAATATCGCGGAGCTGGTGAAGTACGGGAAGAAGTAGCAGAGGAAGAGTAAGATGCCTCCGGCGGCCAAAGGGATCAGTCCCTTTGGAATCCTTTATCGCTTCGCGGGCCAGACCGGCATGCCGGTCTGGCCCGCGAAGCATTTTGGAGGTCCAGGGGGATCATCCCCCTGGCGGATCCGGGCGGAGCCCAGCTCCCGTCCCTGTTTGACCTTTCATTCGGCGACGGGTATGTATCTCCCCGAATGCGTTCGATATAATGGAACACGGTGCGAATCCGTGGCGGACCCGCCGCTGTATCCGGGGACGCGGGAGGGCATGGCGAAACGCCGGTCACTGGGGCTTTCCCCGGGAAGGCTGGCCCCTCCGCGAGTGATCCGGGAGCCAGAAGACCTGTCGAAACGCATCATCAAC
Proteins encoded in this window:
- a CDS encoding DUF3108 domain-containing protein, which codes for MTSPRLIPALLALALLAACAPRTAPVAQMPMAQAPQWKPGDYWVFNTKTRSPFTMAERMEVAQVGDEIVLTGNGDPTRKVRLDKDFCVKESQGTLLRYSVASGQDAYIFFPLAVGESRTFQQSTALAKGTQNYVNTVMVEAAEEITVSAGTFKTFRIRVSKRNETGWSGTYMMWYAPDVGYFVRVVDTQNNIAELVKYGKK